From one Pseudomonadota bacterium genomic stretch:
- a CDS encoding phosphatidylserine/phosphatidylglycerophosphate/cardiolipin synthase family protein — MSNDLELLVDSGAFWDRLRRDIGQARHRVYVQAMTFEADRTGNAVARHLSASGAADKRLLIDEYSRHIVSDKLARAPRYRGDHDLQRELRDTRRLDEALRQHDVRVRFVNPVGPLLVRFPFRNHKKLIIVDDDVAYFGGINFSDHNFAWHDLMYRSSRPELVAFLRDDVLATWQGNNQRASAAWPGIRLHILDGQDNPKVFEPILAAMASARRRVFVECPYLTFPFIDALREAKARGAEVTVVTSAVNNWAHYRDYMPWELARSGVEVRYLRDRFTHLKTILIDDTKLYVGSANYDIFSYWAQQELIAEIDDADAINEFRALVVQKDLDDSHAATDGVRPVLGRLRRAELRLLGRAMRVLRHL; from the coding sequence ATGAGCAATGATCTCGAGCTGCTGGTCGATTCGGGAGCCTTCTGGGATCGCCTGCGCCGGGATATCGGGCAAGCCCGGCACCGAGTCTACGTTCAAGCCATGACGTTCGAAGCAGACCGCACGGGCAACGCGGTCGCACGCCACCTGAGCGCATCGGGCGCAGCCGATAAGCGACTGCTCATCGATGAGTATTCGCGCCACATCGTGAGCGACAAGTTGGCGCGCGCGCCGAGATACCGTGGGGACCACGATCTGCAGCGCGAGCTCAGGGACACGAGACGCCTTGACGAGGCTCTGCGGCAGCACGATGTCCGGGTGCGCTTCGTGAACCCGGTCGGGCCCTTGCTGGTCCGCTTCCCGTTCCGAAACCACAAGAAGCTGATTATCGTAGACGACGACGTGGCCTACTTCGGCGGCATCAACTTCAGTGACCACAACTTTGCGTGGCACGATCTCATGTACCGCAGCAGCCGGCCGGAGCTCGTGGCGTTCTTGCGCGACGATGTGCTCGCAACCTGGCAGGGCAACAACCAGCGTGCGTCGGCGGCCTGGCCAGGTATTCGACTGCACATCCTGGACGGGCAGGATAATCCGAAAGTGTTCGAGCCAATCCTGGCAGCCATGGCGTCTGCTCGTCGTCGCGTGTTCGTGGAATGCCCCTACCTCACGTTCCCCTTCATCGATGCGCTGCGCGAGGCCAAAGCGCGCGGCGCGGAGGTGACCGTCGTGACGTCGGCGGTCAACAACTGGGCCCATTATCGTGACTACATGCCGTGGGAGCTAGCGCGCTCCGGTGTCGAGGTGCGTTATCTCCGCGACCGCTTCACGCACCTCAAGACGATCCTGATCGACGATACGAAGTTGTATGTAGGTTCCGCAAACTACGACATCTTCAGCTACTGGGCACAGCAGGAGCTGATTGCCGAGATCGACGACGCCGATGCAATCAACGAATTCCGAGCCCTCGTCGTGCAAAAGGACCTGGACGATTCACATGCCGCTACCGACGGCGTGCGACCGGTCTTGGGACGCTTGCGCCGCGCGGAGCTGCGCTTGCTGGGCCGTGCTATGAGAGTACTGCGCCACTTGTAG
- a CDS encoding ribbon-helix-helix domain-containing protein, whose amino-acid sequence MIRTQISVDEELYRQAKMLARRQGISLAELCRRGLHELVARQPSDKPWMSYAGIMEGGESDSASVDDGVYGRETP is encoded by the coding sequence ATGATCCGTACGCAGATTTCCGTGGACGAAGAGCTGTATCGGCAGGCCAAGATGCTGGCAAGACGGCAAGGTATCTCCTTGGCGGAGCTGTGTCGGCGCGGTCTCCACGAGCTTGTGGCCCGGCAACCTAGCGATAAGCCCTGGATGTCCTACGCGGGCATCATGGAGGGGGGCGAGAGCGACAGCGCGAGCGTGGATGACGGGGTGTATGGCCGCGAAACACCATGA
- a CDS encoding type II toxin-antitoxin system VapC family toxin — protein sequence MSTSKVFLDTGIFIAFLNRKDRHHTQASALFNGPRPRWYTSMLVRSEAYSWFLHRYGEEAARSFRFFLDSLSGLEVFDADAKHHELVCGVLDRLRGTKLTYVDASSLTLMTRHKIKRVWATDHHLGLTGAEVLPRS from the coding sequence ATGAGCACTTCAAAAGTTTTTCTCGACACAGGGATCTTCATCGCGTTTCTGAATCGCAAGGATCGGCACCACACGCAAGCCAGCGCCTTGTTCAACGGCCCCCGGCCGCGCTGGTACACCTCGATGCTTGTTCGATCGGAAGCCTATTCGTGGTTTCTTCACAGGTACGGTGAGGAGGCGGCACGCTCGTTTCGGTTTTTTCTGGACAGTCTGAGCGGACTCGAGGTCTTTGATGCCGATGCCAAACACCACGAGCTCGTGTGCGGCGTCCTCGATCGCCTGCGTGGCACCAAGCTGACCTACGTGGATGCCTCGAGCCTGACGCTCATGACGCGCCACAAGATCAAGCGCGTATGGGCCACCGATCATCACCTGGGGCTTACCGGCGCCGAGGTCCTGCCGCGCTCGTGA